Proteins encoded within one genomic window of Halorussus salilacus:
- the twy1 gene encoding 4-demethylwyosine synthase TYW1, protein MSESDGPKQVDSPEYHSENHTAAQTCGWTANALRGEGKCYKNIFYGIESHRCIQMTPVVKCNERCVFCWRDHAGHAYELGDVEWDDPEAVVDASIRLQKKLLSGFGGNDEVPREAFEESMEPRHVAISLDGEPTLYPYLPELIEAFHDRDITTFLVSNGTRPDVIRECDPTQLYVSVDAPERHTFDEVVKAMEDDAWEKLVETMDVLAEKDETRTVLRTTLVGGQNVENPDWYAGFYERADPDFVELKSYMHVGESRDRVERSSMLDHEDVVAFAERVREHMPDHEYLKEVPVSRVALLSKTDDTWVPKLKKGSEFWARDPVTGD, encoded by the coding sequence ATGAGCGAATCGGACGGGCCCAAACAGGTGGACTCCCCGGAGTACCACAGCGAGAACCACACCGCCGCCCAGACCTGCGGGTGGACCGCCAACGCCCTTCGCGGGGAGGGGAAATGCTACAAGAATATCTTCTACGGCATCGAGTCCCACCGCTGTATCCAGATGACGCCCGTGGTCAAGTGCAACGAGCGCTGTGTGTTCTGCTGGCGCGACCACGCGGGTCACGCCTACGAACTCGGGGACGTCGAGTGGGACGACCCCGAGGCGGTCGTCGACGCCTCGATCCGCCTCCAGAAGAAGCTCCTCTCGGGGTTCGGAGGCAACGACGAGGTGCCCCGCGAGGCGTTCGAAGAGAGCATGGAACCCCGCCACGTCGCCATCAGCCTCGACGGCGAGCCGACCCTCTACCCCTATCTCCCCGAGCTCATCGAGGCGTTCCACGACCGCGACATCACCACCTTCCTCGTGAGCAACGGCACCCGGCCCGACGTGATTCGGGAGTGTGACCCGACCCAGCTCTACGTCAGCGTCGACGCCCCCGAACGCCACACCTTCGACGAGGTGGTCAAGGCGATGGAGGACGACGCGTGGGAGAAACTGGTCGAAACGATGGACGTGCTCGCCGAGAAAGACGAGACGCGAACCGTCCTCCGAACCACGCTCGTCGGCGGTCAGAACGTCGAGAACCCCGACTGGTACGCGGGGTTCTACGAGCGCGCCGACCCCGACTTCGTGGAACTCAAGTCCTACATGCACGTCGGCGAGTCGCGCGACAGAGTCGAACGGTCCTCGATGCTCGACCACGAGGACGTGGTGGCGTTCGCCGAGCGCGTCCGGGAACACATGCCCGACCACGAGTACCTGAAGGAGGTGCCCGTCTCGCG
- a CDS encoding aldehyde ferredoxin oxidoreductase family protein: MALHTRGRILRVDLTEESVESVAVPEAWLHRYVGGKGLGARYLYEELDAGTDPLGPDNVLMFLLGPVSGLLPGESRYAAVTKSPLTGGFLDSYAGGRFPETLAGALSDHVGVLVTGAASSPVRLVVADDDATLEPATTWGEDAAATAEAFPDAATACIGPAGEHRVAYATIASDGGEHHAGRGGAGAVMGAKRLKAVVARGDPPTGLDELREEYADRYRDGDTGQWLRSSGTVETVDFADAVGALSTRGWQETTFEGAGDVGIDAVRSSSLERDYEGDDERGFRVETDAGETIPRGATAMSLGAGLGIDEFDAVAAIGETCNRLGLDLISAGNAVAWAIRANEEGLIDRAFDFGDPAGARELLTEIARRETDLGDALADGVDAVGQRYDGDDLVPTVKAMELPAYDPRGAQSMALAYATSDRGACHRRARTVEREVFDGGWTPRRAARAVADEQDQRSVLWCLVVDDFVGDVFEDLGAAWLDAVGLETAGDLETVGERIWTLTRLFNVREGVSRADDELPPALAEAPDGPGSGIDPDRFDAMLDAYYAERGWGPDGRPLRETVERLGLDEAVDDETRLATTQP, translated from the coding sequence ATGGCACTTCACACGCGAGGTCGGATTCTCCGGGTCGACCTCACCGAGGAGTCCGTCGAGAGCGTCGCGGTGCCCGAAGCGTGGTTGCACCGCTACGTCGGTGGCAAGGGGTTGGGTGCCCGCTACCTCTACGAGGAACTCGACGCGGGGACCGACCCGCTGGGACCCGACAACGTCCTCATGTTCCTCCTCGGCCCGGTCTCGGGACTGCTCCCGGGCGAGTCGCGCTACGCCGCGGTCACGAAGTCGCCGCTGACCGGCGGCTTCCTCGACTCGTACGCTGGCGGGCGGTTCCCCGAGACGCTGGCGGGCGCGCTGTCGGACCACGTCGGCGTCCTCGTCACGGGGGCGGCGTCCTCGCCGGTCAGGCTGGTCGTCGCCGACGACGACGCGACCCTCGAACCGGCGACGACGTGGGGCGAGGACGCCGCGGCGACCGCGGAGGCGTTCCCGGACGCGGCGACCGCGTGCATCGGCCCGGCGGGCGAACACCGGGTGGCGTACGCGACCATCGCCTCGGACGGCGGCGAGCACCACGCGGGTCGCGGCGGGGCGGGCGCGGTCATGGGCGCGAAGCGACTGAAGGCGGTCGTCGCCCGCGGCGACCCGCCGACCGGACTCGACGAACTCCGCGAGGAGTACGCCGACCGCTACCGCGACGGCGACACGGGCCAGTGGTTGCGGTCGAGCGGGACGGTCGAGACGGTCGACTTCGCCGACGCGGTCGGCGCGCTCTCGACCCGCGGGTGGCAGGAGACGACGTTCGAGGGGGCCGGAGACGTGGGCATCGACGCGGTCCGGTCCAGTAGCCTCGAACGCGACTACGAGGGCGACGACGAGCGCGGCTTCCGGGTCGAGACCGACGCGGGCGAGACGATTCCGCGCGGCGCGACCGCCATGTCGCTGGGCGCTGGCCTCGGAATCGACGAGTTCGACGCGGTCGCCGCCATCGGCGAGACCTGCAACCGACTGGGGCTCGACCTCATCAGCGCCGGGAACGCGGTCGCGTGGGCCATCCGCGCCAACGAGGAGGGCCTGATAGACCGGGCGTTCGACTTCGGCGACCCGGCGGGCGCACGCGAACTGCTCACGGAGATCGCGCGCCGCGAGACCGACCTCGGCGACGCGCTGGCCGACGGCGTCGACGCCGTCGGCCAGCGCTACGACGGCGACGACCTCGTCCCGACGGTCAAGGCGATGGAGTTGCCCGCCTACGACCCCCGAGGGGCCCAGAGCATGGCGCTGGCGTACGCGACGAGCGACCGGGGGGCGTGTCACCGCCGGGCCCGGACCGTCGAGCGCGAGGTGTTCGACGGCGGCTGGACGCCCCGTCGGGCGGCCCGGGCGGTCGCCGACGAGCAGGACCAGCGGTCGGTGCTGTGGTGTCTCGTCGTCGACGACTTCGTCGGCGACGTGTTCGAGGACCTCGGCGCGGCGTGGCTGGACGCGGTCGGTCTCGAGACCGCAGGCGACCTCGAAACGGTCGGCGAACGCATCTGGACGCTGACCCGGCTCTTCAACGTCCGGGAGGGGGTCTCGCGCGCCGACGACGAGCTCCCCCCCGCGCTCGCGGAAGCGCCGGACGGGCCGGGGTCGGGCATCGACCCCGACCGCTTCGACGCGATGCTCGACGCCTACTACGCCGAGCGCGGGTGGGGTCCCGACGGGCGACCGCTGCGCGAGACGGTCGAACGGCTCGGCCTCGACGAGGCCGTCGACGACGAGACGCGACTCGCGACCACACAGCCATGA
- a CDS encoding DUF7124 domain-containing protein → MTDSIDLDEMDVESEEVSSANRGDWLWRGEGDPDDEPDDGWFDRGGDAAAVDHDTGTGDDADADLDADLDAETRDSDPLPGVPRENADRPVGIPIESGGAGGAPAAERGGEADPAESGPDAESGPNSAAESGVDPDSGPDAAPGREGSAASGPHGGGVDDMTMALSFAAARRLDDPRFAVVDARAWTDWIGIVGDVPAHRINAFQREHGIDADFFSGAGQGPADRLADIDEHSMFYAERMVLVGVDGEQPIAEAADWEFVRVEDAAEKADWELSDGA, encoded by the coding sequence ATGACAGACAGCATCGACTTGGACGAGATGGACGTCGAGTCCGAGGAGGTATCGAGCGCGAACAGGGGCGACTGGCTCTGGCGCGGCGAGGGCGACCCCGACGACGAACCCGACGACGGCTGGTTCGACCGCGGCGGCGACGCCGCCGCGGTCGACCACGATACCGGGACGGGAGACGACGCCGACGCCGACCTCGACGCCGACCTCGACGCCGAAACCCGAGATAGCGACCCCCTTCCGGGCGTCCCGCGGGAGAACGCAGACCGACCGGTCGGGATTCCAATCGAGAGCGGCGGGGCTGGCGGCGCGCCAGCCGCCGAGCGCGGGGGCGAGGCCGACCCGGCCGAGTCCGGGCCGGACGCGGAGTCCGGCCCGAACTCAGCCGCGGAGTCCGGCGTGGACCCCGATTCGGGTCCCGACGCGGCTCCCGGCCGGGAAGGCTCGGCCGCGAGCGGGCCCCACGGCGGCGGCGTCGACGACATGACGATGGCGCTTTCGTTCGCCGCCGCCCGCCGACTCGACGACCCCCGGTTCGCGGTGGTCGACGCGAGGGCGTGGACCGACTGGATCGGCATCGTCGGCGACGTTCCGGCCCACCGCATCAACGCCTTTCAGCGCGAGCACGGCATCGACGCCGACTTCTTCAGTGGTGCCGGACAGGGACCGGCCGACCGGCTCGCCGACATCGACGAACACTCGATGTTCTACGCCGAGCGGATGGTCCTCGTGGGCGTCGACGGCGAGCAGCCCATCGCCGAGGCGGCCGACTGGGAGTTCGTTCGCGTCGAGGACGCCGCGGAGAAGGCCGACTGGGAGCTGTCGGACGGAGCGTGA